A region of the Candidatus Kryptonium sp. genome:
TGAATCCCGGAGAAAGATATAAACCATTGGCGTTTATGACTTTTTTAGCTTTATTTCCATCAAGTTTGAATGCGACATCTACGATTTTGTCCCCTTTTATTCCAACATCTCCTATAAACCATGGAGCACCTGTGCCGTCAATTATTCTTGCGTTTTGGATCAAATAATCATATTCAAAATCTTGCGCAAAAATGCGGGTTATTATAAAAATCAGTAAAAGTGAAATCCTCCGAAACATGGCTGGAGATTTTTTTTTGTGAAATTTAAGAATTCATATAAACAAAAATCAAGCGCTGTGAAAGTTAAAGATAAAGCATCCTGAATGAATTTCTGCTGTATCAGAACTATTTGAATTCATTCAATTCAATCCGATACCGAGCATTGAGTTTGATGTTGTCGGTTTTGTTTGTAGATTTTTTCTTTAAATTTGGTGTGGAGTGATTTTTATACTGGGTGAAGTTTTCAAAAAATTTAAATCTTGCCGAGAGCGGTTTTTTTCTTGATTATTTTAAAAGGTCTTGGTATATTTTGGACAAGTAAAAACTTAACTTTTTGAAAACTTGATCACGAAATGAAGAAATCAGCGATAGCAGAAAAGCAAAAAATTCAATTTTTTACGGCAGATTACAATAGAACCGTTCTTGAAAATGGCATAAGAGTTGTTTCTGAATCAATCCCATATGTCAAAAGTATTTCGCTTGGTGTGTGGATTAATGTCGGCTCAAGGGATGAGGACGAGGCGAATAACGGGATCACCCATTTTATAGAACACATGGTTTTTAAAGGGACGAAAAAAAGAAACGCGCAGGAAATTGCTGAATTCGTTGAAGATATAGGTGGTTATTTAAATGCTTTCACAACGAAGGAAAATACCTGTTTTTATGTGAGAATTTTGAGCGAACATCTGAAAGAGGGGGTTGAGATACTTTCGGATATGATTCAAAATCCTGTTTTTGACAAAAAGGAGATTGAAAAAGAAAAAGGGGTTGTCTTTGAAGAGATAAAAGATATTGAAGATGATCTTGAGGAATATATTGGTGACCTGCTTGAATATTATATTTACTATCCTCATCCGCTTGGTTTTCCTATAATTGGGACGAAAGAAACTGTAAAGGCATTCACGCAGGAAAAACTTTTTGAACACTTGAAAAAATTTTATAATCCAAACAATATAGTTATATCCGCGGCTGGGAATCTTGTTCACGATGAGCTCGTAAGGTATGTTGATAGATTTTTCAATTCACGAAGCACAAATGGTTTTTATTATAAAAGGGAAAAACCTGATAAAGTAAGAGCGGTCAATCACACCGTTGAGAAAGCAACAAATCAATCTCATGTTTGCATTGGCACTGCAACTTATGGGGCAAAGGATTCAAAGCGGGATCATCTGCTTCTTCTTAACACTATTCTTGGCGATGGAATGAGTTCGCGTTTGTTTCAAAACATAAGGGAGAAGCAGGGTCTCGTGTATTCAATTTATTCTTTTTATGCGATGTTTAAAGATTCGGGTGTTTTTGGAGTTTATTTTGCATGCGACAAGAAAAATGTTGATAAAACAATTGAATATGTGTGGAAGGAGTTTGATTCAGTTGTCAAAGGTGGAATTCGTTTAGATGAGTTAAAAAGAGCTAAAGCGCAAGTTAAAAGTTCTTTGTTAATTGGGCTTGAGAGCTTGTCAAATAGAATGCAACGGCTTGCGCAGATAGAATTTTTCTATGACGGTAAATACACCGATATTAATGAGATTATACGAGGTATTGAAGCGATCTCATCCGACGAGGTTTGTGAGGTTGCAAATGAAGTTTTAAATAAAGAGAGATTCACAACAATTATTATAAATCCAGCAAAAAATAATATGGAGAAAACCTATGATAGTAGGCGTTCCAAAAGAAATTAAAAGGATGGAAAACAGAGTAGCACTCTTACCAGCTGGCGTTTCAATTTTAAGAGCACACGGTCATACTGTCTTAGTTGAAAAAGGCGCTGGGCTTGGCAGTGGATTTAGCGATGAACTTTATAAAGAGGCAGGCGCTGAAATTGTTGATGATCCAAAGGAAATCTACGCAAAAGCGGATATGATTGTTAAGGTTAAAGAGCCAATAGGTTATGAGTATGAGTTGCTGAGAAAAGACCAAATCGTATTCACATATTTTCATTTCGCAGCAAGCCGTGAGTTGACAGAGGCAGTTATTAAATCTGGGTGCATTGCAATTGCGTATGAAACAGTCCAAAAAGATGATGGTTCTTTACCTTTGCTTGAGCCGATGAGCGAAATTGCTGGAAGAATGGCTCCGCAAGAAGGCGCAAAATATCTTGAAAAAGCAATGGGAGGTCGTGGAGTTTTGCTCGGTGGAGTTCCCGGAGTTGAGCCAGCAGATGTTACAATCATCGGTGCTGGCGTCGTTGGGACAAACGCAGCGAAAATAGCAGCTGGGCTCGGTGCAAGAGTTACAATTCTTGATGTAAATCTTCAGAGATTGAGATATCTTGATGACATCATGCCAAAAAATGTCGTCACAATGGCTTCAAATGAATACAATATAGCAAAAGCGGTTCGTAGAGCGGATGTGTTAATTGGCGCCGTTCTAATTCCCGGAGCGAAAGCACCAAAACTTGTAACAAAGGAAATGGTTGCTCAAATGAAAGAAGGTGCTGTGATAATTGATGTCTCAGTTGACCAAGGCGGTTGTATTGAAACGATAAGAGCGACAACTCACGATGAACCTATTTATGTTGAATATGGAGTTATACATTACGGCGTTGCAAATATGCCAGGTGCTGTGCCAAAAACTTCAACAATTGCTCTTACAAATGCGACATTGCCTTATGTGGTTGAACTTGCTGATAAAGGTTTTGAAATGGCAATAAGAACAAACAAAGAATTAAGAAGAGGTGTTAATATAATTGAAGGTAAAGTAACTCATTTAGGAGTTGCCGAGGCTTTTGGTCTTGAATATACACCGCTTGAGGACTTGATAAAACTTGATTAGCAAACAAAATAAAACATTCAAATGCCAAAAATAACAATAGATGGAATAACCACCGAAGTTAAAGATGGAATAACCGTTCTTCAAGCAGCTCAAGAACTTGGGATTGATATACCTCATTTCTGTTATCATCCTGCGCTCTCAATTGCGGGAAATTGCAGAATGTGTCTCGTTGAAATTGAAAAGATGCCGAAACTTGCTATTGCTTGTGCAACCAGAGTTATGGATGGAATGGTTGTTCACACTCAAAGTGAAAAAGTTAAAAAAGCAAGACAAGCTGTTCTTGAATTTATATTGATCAATCATCCATTAGATTGCCCGATATGTGATGAGGCGGGTGAATGCAAACTTCAAAATTATACATACATCTATGGTCCGGGACATAGCAGATTTGACGAGGAAAAAGTTCACAAGCCAAAAAGAGTTCCGCTTGGTCCAAATGTGGTTCTTGATGTTGAAAGATGCATAATGTGTTCAAGATGTGTGAGATTTTTTGAGGAAATAGTAAAAGATCCGCAATTGACATTTGTACAGCGAGGAGATAGAGTAGTTTTGACAACTTTTCCGGGCAAACGAGTTGATAATCCATATTCAATGAATATAATTGACATCTGTCCAGTTGGTGCTCTTACCTCAAAAGATTTCAGGTTTAAGGAGCGAACCTGGAACATGACCGCTGTCCCAAGCGTATGCACTGGTTGCGCAAGAGGTTGTAATGTCTATCTATGGGTGAGAAATAATGAAATTTTGAGAATCACTCCAAGGGTTAATATGGAAGTCAATAGATATTGGATGTGTGACTATGGTCGTTTTACTTATAAACCTGTAAACTCTGACGACAGAATAAAATCCCCAATGATTCGTCAAAATGGAGAACTTGTTGAAGTTGATTGGGATATCGCAATTGAGAAAGCTGCTTCAATACTTAAAACAGTCAAACCAGATGGAGTCGCTGTGATAGGTTCTGCCTACGCAACAAACGAGGATAATTTCGTCCTTCAAAAATTCGCTAAATCTGTCCTCAAGACAAAATACATTGACTTTATACCGCATGTCAAAGATGGAGATGAAGATGATTTTCTCATAAGAGCAGATAAAACTCCAAATTCAACCGGAGCTAAACTCGTCGGAATCAAAGCGAATAACGGCTTTGGATTTGACGCAATAGTTGAAGGATTGAAAGCAAAAAAGATTAAAGTTATATATGTTATGGATGATGACATTGTTTTAAACGATGAGATTTACAACCTGCTTGACGATGTTGAATTAATTGTTCACACAACGAATAGGAATAAAACTGTTGAAAAAGCGAAGGTTGTATTTGCAAGTGCATCTTTTGCGGAGAAAGAGGGAACATTTACGAATTTTGAAGGAAGGGTTCAAAAAATAAATATAGCAGTGCTACCGAAAGATATTGAACCATACATGCTTCATAAACCGAGAAAGTTTGGCGAGGCAAGACCAAACACTGGTGAAATTGATAAATCAAAATTTGCTTTTTCAAGATTATTCAAGTTTGGAACTGAATTTGACAGATGGGCAAACGCTGAAAGAAGAAATGTTAAACCTTCGTGGTGGGTGATAACTCAAATAGCCAACGAGCTTGGTGGAAAATTTAGCTATAAAAATGTTAAAGATGTATTTAGCGACCTTTCACAAAGCATTCGTGAGTTCAAGGGTTTAAGCTACGAATCCATTGGTGATGAGGGAGCATTCATAAATAAAGAAATGGCTACGGTTGAGTTTTAATTTAATCTCCCCCCTTCGTGGGGGGTAATTATTTTTGTTGAGAATGGAAAATTTTTTAAACAAAAAGCACAAAGCACATGGAAACGCTATTGATTGTCGTAATTAAATCAGCGATTTTCATACTTCTTTTCTTAACTGTTTCAGCTGTTTTGACATATGTGGAAAGAAGAATTTCGGCGTTTATTCAAGATCGTCTTGGTCCGAACAGAGTCGGTCCATTTGGGTTGTTTCAGCCAATTGCAGATGTTGTTAAAATTATTTTCAAAGAAGAAATCATCCCTGCAAACGCTGACAAAACTTTACACACGATCGCACCTATAATTTCGCTCTTTGTTGCTTACAGCGTTTTTGCAGTTTTGCCACTTGGAGAAAAACTTGTTATCAACGGAAATGAAATTAAACTTGTCGTAGCTGATGTAAATATCGGTTTTCTTTACATTCTTGCGCTAAGCTCGCTCGGCGTTTACGGAATAACATTAAGCGGATGGTCATCAAATAATAAGTATTCACTTCTCGGTGCTTTGAGGGCTTCGGCTCAAATGATAAGTTATGAGCTTTCGCTCGGACTTTCGCTCGTCGGTGTTGTTCTCGTT
Encoded here:
- a CDS encoding insulinase family protein; the encoded protein is MKKSAIAEKQKIQFFTADYNRTVLENGIRVVSESIPYVKSISLGVWINVGSRDEDEANNGITHFIEHMVFKGTKKRNAQEIAEFVEDIGGYLNAFTTKENTCFYVRILSEHLKEGVEILSDMIQNPVFDKKEIEKEKGVVFEEIKDIEDDLEEYIGDLLEYYIYYPHPLGFPIIGTKETVKAFTQEKLFEHLKKFYNPNNIVISAAGNLVHDELVRYVDRFFNSRSTNGFYYKREKPDKVRAVNHTVEKATNQSHVCIGTATYGAKDSKRDHLLLLNTILGDGMSSRLFQNIREKQGLVYSIYSFYAMFKDSGVFGVYFACDKKNVDKTIEYVWKEFDSVVKGGIRLDELKRAKAQVKSSLLIGLESLSNRMQRLAQIEFFYDGKYTDINEIIRGIEAISSDEVCEVANEVLNKERFTTIIINPAKNNMEKTYDSRRSKRN
- the ald gene encoding alanine dehydrogenase, which translates into the protein MIVGVPKEIKRMENRVALLPAGVSILRAHGHTVLVEKGAGLGSGFSDELYKEAGAEIVDDPKEIYAKADMIVKVKEPIGYEYELLRKDQIVFTYFHFAASRELTEAVIKSGCIAIAYETVQKDDGSLPLLEPMSEIAGRMAPQEGAKYLEKAMGGRGVLLGGVPGVEPADVTIIGAGVVGTNAAKIAAGLGARVTILDVNLQRLRYLDDIMPKNVVTMASNEYNIAKAVRRADVLIGAVLIPGAKAPKLVTKEMVAQMKEGAVIIDVSVDQGGCIETIRATTHDEPIYVEYGVIHYGVANMPGAVPKTSTIALTNATLPYVVELADKGFEMAIRTNKELRRGVNIIEGKVTHLGVAEAFGLEYTPLEDLIKLD
- a CDS encoding 2Fe-2S iron-sulfur cluster-binding protein codes for the protein MPKITIDGITTEVKDGITVLQAAQELGIDIPHFCYHPALSIAGNCRMCLVEIEKMPKLAIACATRVMDGMVVHTQSEKVKKARQAVLEFILINHPLDCPICDEAGECKLQNYTYIYGPGHSRFDEEKVHKPKRVPLGPNVVLDVERCIMCSRCVRFFEEIVKDPQLTFVQRGDRVVLTTFPGKRVDNPYSMNIIDICPVGALTSKDFRFKERTWNMTAVPSVCTGCARGCNVYLWVRNNEILRITPRVNMEVNRYWMCDYGRFTYKPVNSDDRIKSPMIRQNGELVEVDWDIAIEKAASILKTVKPDGVAVIGSAYATNEDNFVLQKFAKSVLKTKYIDFIPHVKDGDEDDFLIRADKTPNSTGAKLVGIKANNGFGFDAIVEGLKAKKIKVIYVMDDDIVLNDEIYNLLDDVELIVHTTNRNKTVEKAKVVFASASFAEKEGTFTNFEGRVQKINIAVLPKDIEPYMLHKPRKFGEARPNTGEIDKSKFAFSRLFKFGTEFDRWANAERRNVKPSWWVITQIANELGGKFSYKNVKDVFSDLSQSIREFKGLSYESIGDEGAFINKEMATVEF
- the nuoH gene encoding NADH-quinone oxidoreductase subunit NuoH; amino-acid sequence: METLLIVVIKSAIFILLFLTVSAVLTYVERRISAFIQDRLGPNRVGPFGLFQPIADVVKIIFKEEIIPANADKTLHTIAPIISLFVAYSVFAVLPLGEKLVINGNEIKLVVADVNIGFLYILALSSLGVYGITLSGWSSNNKYSLLGALRASAQMISYELSLGLSLVGVVLVSGSIQIDEIIRSQANVWNIFYQPVGFIIFLVSAFAETNRLPFDLPEAEPELVAGYHTEYSGMKFGAFYLAEYTNIITASLLMTAFYFGGWYFPFVDIYSGMNPNLAGILQVIVFFAKAGVIIFLFMLVRWTLPRFRYDQLMRLGWQVLLPLALLNVLATGLVKMII